Below is a window of Cytobacillus firmus DNA.
CGGGCTCTGCAAGCAGGGACAAACCTGCCACGGCAGGAAGAGTCAGAAATAAAAGCACCTGGAACGTCTGGTTCAGCTGGCGGTTTAGGTCTGCCCGATCTTCTTCCATAAATGCTTTCGTCACACTCGGCACAAGCGTCAGCGAGAAGGCTGTGGCAAGTGAGACAGGAATGATGACCAGCTTATGGGTCTCAAAGTTCAGGACAGAAAATGATGCTACAGCATTGCCTGCTTCGCCAATAGCATCCATCGCTCTTGTAAATGTAATCTGATCAATAAACTGAAAGAGCGGATTTGCAAGACCTACAAACACAAAAGGTGCAGCATAAAGAATGATTTCTTTATATATCTCCTTGAGAGAGATGTCCACTGTTCCTTTATCTTCTTCAAGCATTTTATCCAAATGCGGCTTGCGCTTATACCAATACCAGAATAACACCCCGAGGCTTCCGAGTCCGCCAATAAAAGCTGCGAAAGTGGCGACACTGATTGCTGCAGTGAGCGAGCCTTCCATCACATTTAAGACCACATATGCACCTGCAAGCACAAACAGGATGCGGACAATCTGCTCCACCACCTGTGAAACCGCTGTAGGCCCCATTGACTGATGCCCCTGGAAAAATCCTCTTATCAGACTCATGAAGGGAATAATAATCAGGGCAAATGATACCGCTCTGATTACGGTTGTTACATCTTCAACACTTACCTCCACATCTTTCCCTGCCAGGGTCATTTCGGCAACAGCCGGAGCAAGGAAGAACAGGATCAGGAATGAGATGACTCCGCTTGCCGTCATGATCACCAAACCTGACTTGAACAGCTTTCTGCCGACAGCATACTCCTCTATTGCATTATATTTAGAGATAAACTTTGAAACTGCCAGCGGAACCCCTGCAGTTGCGATACTAATAAAGATTGTATAAGGTGTATACGAAAAGGAATAAAGGGCTGTCCCTTCCTTCCCGACTATTTGATAAAAAGGAATAACATAAAACAAACCAAGAACCTTCGAGATAATGGTGCCAAGCGTAAGGATGAAGGTTCCCTTTATAAGCTTAGATGACATATAATCCCTTCCTTAAAAAACTGCAGCATACAAACTATAAAAGTATATGAATGCCAAAGCTAAGTTCGTCATTTTTCTATCTTTTTAGACACACTATTTGTAGTGTACTCTTCTTGCCGGGGAAATTCCACTTGCAATACCGTATAATGAGGGATTATTTTTAGAAATAGGATATTTGATTTATAATGAATCTATTGTTTACTTAGCGAATTTAGATAAGTTGGTGAAACCATGAAATATGATGTAATAGTAATAGGCGGAGGTCCTTCGGGATTGATGGCAGCAATCGGTGCTGCGGAAAAGAAGGCAAAGGTCCTTCTCATTGACAAAGGAAACAAGCTTGGAAGGAAGCTTGCCATTTCCGGTGGAGGCCGGTGCAATGTCACAAACAGGCTCCCAGTAGATGAAATCATTAAGCATATCCCGGGCAATGGGAGATTTTTGTATAGTGCATTTTCCATCTTCAGCAATGAAGATATTATCCGCTTCTTTGAGAATTTGGGAATTGAGCTGAAAGAGGAAGATCATGGGCGGATGTTTCCCGTTACCGACAAAGCGCAATCGGTTGTTGATGCCTTAATTTCAAGGCTGAAGGAACTGAAGGTCGATATCAAAACAGACAGCCCGATTCAGGATGTTCACTATGAAAATGGCAGGGTGAAATCGGTAGAATTAAAAACAGGCGATGTTTATGAAGCACACTCTGTTGTGATAGCCGTCGGTGGAAAGTCAGTTCCTCACACAGGCTCAACCGGTGACGGCTATGCATGGGCTGAAAAAGCAGGCCATACGATTACAGAGCTTTTCCCAACTGAGGTTCCGCTGACATCTTCAGAGAGCTTTATTAAAGAAAAAGCGCTGCAGGGATTGTCGCTTCGGAGTGTGGCACTTAGTGTTTTAAACCCTAAAGGAAAAGCGCTCATAACACATCGGATGGATATGATTTTCACCCATTTCGGCATTAGCGGCCCGGCGGTCTTGCGCTGCAGCCAGTATGCGGTGAAAGCGATGAAGAAGTGGAATTTGAAAGAAGTAACCATGAACCTGGATGCACTCCCGGATACAAAGGAAGAACCTCTTTTTCAGGAAGTGTCCAAAAAGATTAAAGAAGAACCGAAGAAAATCATTAAAAACCTCTTAAAAGGGCTGCTTCCGGAAAGGTATCTTTTGTTTCTTCTTGAGCAGAACGGAATTGATCCATCTGCACAAGGGGCAGCTATTTCCAATGAAAAAATCAGAAGCTTTGTTAAGGGCTGCAAATCTTTTCAGTTTAAAGTAACCGGCACTTTGCCTCTCGATAAAGCTTTTGTTACCGGCGGAGGTGTTTCCGTCAAAGAAATCGAACCGCAGACAATGGCTTCAAAAATGATGGAAGGTCTTTTCTTCTGCGGAGAAATCCTCGACATCCATGGCTACACAGGCGGATACAATATCACTTCTGCACTTGTAACAGGCCGGTTAGCCGGATTAAATGCAGCTGCACATACCATGTAATAAAGATAGAGCCTGATGCACTAGAGTCAGGCTCTATATATTACCATGGCAGAGAAACAATAAATCTGATCGTCTTCATCCTCCTGCACTGCGGCCACATTATATTTTATATCCAGCAGCTTTTTCTCCTCAATCTTCTCCAGAAAATGATTCATATCCTTTTCCAGGTCTTTTTCATGCTCGTGATCGAATAATTTTACCTTAATCACAGGAATTCTCCTCCCAGTATTTTTTATTAGCTTGGTCAATTTTCCGAATTTTTAAAATTGAAAAACTAAAAAAAACGAAGCCTAATTGGCCCCGTTTGTAATTTATTCTGTTTTCCCCTGCCAGTTCAGCATGCCGCCAGCCATATTGCGAACCTTATATCCTTGTTCCTGCAAGTAATGACAAACATTTCCGCTGCGGCCGCCAGAGCGGCAGATAATGATATACTCAGTGTCTTTATCGAATTTATCCAGGTTCTCAGGGATCGTGCCCATGCGGATATGTCTGGCTCCAGGAATCATTCCGGAAGCCACCTCTTCATCTTCTCTAACATCTACAAGCTCAAGCTTCTCTCCAGCCTCCAGCTTTTTCTGCAATTCATCAGTGGTAATCTCTTCAATACGGTCCAATCCTAACACCCTTTCCTGAAAACTTTTTAAATAGCACTTTGCTTTTACTAATGCTGCCACTCCTATAATACCCTATATGGCACGAAAAAAAAAAAATGAGAAGTTTCTTTAACATATATACAAAAAAACCACCCTTGATCAAACAAAGGTGGTTCATCTCAATATAACTTAATTTGCAACGATGTTTACAAGCTTGCCCGGTACTGCAATGACTTTACGGACAGTTTTTCCATCAATTTGCTCTTTTACTTTTTCATCACCCATTGCGATTTGCTCCAACAGGTCTTTTTTTGCATCGGCCGGAACCATTAGCTTCGCTTTGACTTTGCCGTTGATTTGAATCACGATTTCGACCTCGTCATCCACCATTTTGGCTTCATCAAATGCCGGCCAGGCTTCATAAGCAATGGACTCATCATGGCCAAATTTTGACCAAAGCTCTTCTGAAATATGAGGAGCGATTGGTGAAAGCATTTTAACAAAACCTTCTGCAAAAGTTTTTGGCAGCACATCTGCTTTATAAGCTTCGTTAATGAATACCATCATTTGAGAAATAGCTGTGTTAAAACGAAGTCCTTCGTAGTCCTCAGTTACTTTTTTCACCGTTTGGTGGTAAACCTTTTCAAGACTGCTGCCTTCTTCAATGTCTTGAATTCTCGGGCTTAATTCACCAGTCTCTTCCACAAACAATCGCCAGATGCGGTCAAGGAATCTTCTTGAGCCATCCAATCCATTTGTAGACCAGGCGATGGAAGCTTCAAGCGGCCCCATGAACATTTCGTATAAACGAAGAGTATCTGCACCATGGCTCTCTACGATTTCATCCGGGTTAACGACATTGCCTTTTGATTTACTCATTTTCTCATTGTTCTCCCCAAGAATCATACCCTGGTTGAATAGCTTTTGGAACGGTTCCTTCGTATGGACAACTCCCACATCGTAAAGGACCTTGTGCCAGAAGCGGGCATATAGAAGGTGAAGAACCGCATGTTCAGCTCCTCCGATATATATATCAACCGGAAGCCATTCTTTTAATTTTTCGGGATCTGCAAGAGCTTCACTATTTTTCGGATCAATATAGCGAAGGTAGTACCAGCAGCTGCCTGCCCATTGCGGCATTGTGTTCGTTTCCCTCCGGCCTTTTTTGCCAGTTTCCGGATCCACAACATTAACCCAATCATCAATGTTGGCTAATGGTGACTCACCAGTACCGGATGGCTTGATCTCCGTTGTTTTTGGAAGCACTAATGGAAGCTGATCTTCCGGCACGGCAGTCATTGTGCCATCTTCCCAGTGGATAACTGGAATCGGCTCGCCCCAATAGCGCTGGCGGCTGAATAACCAGTCACGAAGACGGTAAGTAACCTTCTTGGTGCCAATACCTTTTTCTTCAAGCCAGGCAATCATTTTCTCAATAGCGTCCTCTTTGTTTAATCCATCAAGGAAACCTGAGTTCACATGCTCGCCATCGCCAGTGTATGCTTCTTTATCAACATCTCCGCCGGCAACGACTTCTTTAATAGGCAGATCAAATTGCTTGGCGAACTCATAGTCGCGCTCGTCATGTGCCGGAACCGCCATGATGGCACCTGTTCCATAGCTGACTAAAACATAATCTGCAATCCAGATTGGCATTTTTTCGCCGTTGGCCGGGTTGATCGCGTACGCACCAGTGAAGACACCCGTTTTTTCTTTAGCAAGATCTGTCCGCTCAAGATCGCTCTTGCTCTTTACTTTGTCAATGTAAGCCTGAACTGCTTCTTGCTGCCCCTCTGTTGTGATCTTATCAACAAGCGCGTGCTCTGGAGCAAGTACAGCATATGTTGCACCATATAATGTGTCAGGACGTGTTGTGAATACGGTGAATGTGCCATCATGTCCTTCAATATTGAATGTCACTTCAGCTCCTTCAGAGCGGCCGATCCAGTTGCGCTGCATATCCTTTAGGCTCTCTGGCCAATCCAATAAATCAAGATCTTCAAGCAGGCGATCCGCATAAGCCGTAATTTTCAGCATCCACTGTCTCATTGGGCGGCGTTCTACCGGATGGCCACCGCGCTCGCTTTTTCCGTCGATAACCTCTTCATTTGCAAGTACTGTTCCAAGTGCAGGACACCAGTTAACAGCTACTTCATCGATATAAGCAAGCCCTTTTTCATAAAGCTTTAAGAAGATCCATTGAGTCCATTTATAGTATTCAGGGTCTGTTGTGTTTACTTCACGATCCCAGTCATAGGAGAAGCCTAACGCTTTGATCTGGCGGCGGAAGGTGTTGATATTCTGTTCTGTGAATTCTGCCGGGTCATTCCCTGTATCAAGTGCATATTGCTCTGCAGGTAAACCAAATGCATCCCAGCCCATCGGATGAAGGACATTATAGCCCTGCATGCGCTTCATGCGGGAAAGGATATCTGTTGCCGTATATCCTTCCGGGTGGCCAACGTGAAGACCAGCGCCTGAAGGATATGGGAACATATCAAGCGCATAAAACTTGCGCTTGCCTTTATCTTCAGTTGTTTTGAATGTTTTATTTTCTTCCCAGTGGCCCTGCCACTTTTTTTCAATCTCCTTATGATTGAAACTCATTTTTGTTTCCTCCTATTAATGAAAATAAAATAAAAAAACCTCTCATCCCAAAAAGGGACGAGAGGATTATGTATAAATCTCCCGCGGTACCACCCACATTAGTGAACATGTCACTCGCTTCATTCATCCTTAACGCGGAAAACGGCAAGCATTACTGGTATTTCACACTTGCTGCTCAAAGGCGAGTTCATGATGTGCCCGGCTGACTTGCACCTGCCGTCAACTCTCTTAAAACGGGCGCTGCACCACTACTGCTCCTTATCTAAGCATTTTAGTATAAGAATATGACTATTGTAATAAATTTCCCGCCAGGATGCAAGTAGGCTTATCCTGACAGGAATTTAATACTTAGAATATGCAAAGCTTTTAAAATTGTGCACCATGTTTCACTTTCTTTAGGGCAAAATGTTTACGAAACCATCCAATCATTATTTCAAATCGATCAGATGCGGATGAAAGAGCCATAATAGAATCGCAATGATAGGAAGCGAAACTGCCATAGCTATTCCCGGCTTTTTATAATGCATTCGCAGCATGATGAACATGATGAGATTAAATAGCACAGACCACCAGAAATTCCACCCATTATCATAAATAAACAATCCCTTTTTAGAAAACAAATACTCCAGCACTGAGAAATAAACGATCCACACGCCAGTATAAAAAATCTTTTTCTTTAGATTTTTTTCCGGAAAATAGCGAAGGTAAATCATGACGACGACTGGAATAATCAGCAAAGTGAAGGTGATTTCAATAAACGTATGATTCAGCCAATCCAGCGTAACTGCTCTATAGGCCCATAGGGTATGATTATAAAATAAAAAATTATATAGAAAGTTGGCAATGATATAAAATTGGACAGTAGGATAGTATTCTTTCCATCTTTTCCAATCAACAAATTTCCAGGCAAAAAAAATATAGACAAGTACAACCAATAATAAATACACAATATCTCCACCAATTATCTGCCATCAATTCAGTATCAACAATATACCCATAGTTTCAGAGGTTTTATTCGCATTACTGGACAAGAGAAAAAGAGGGCATTCTCTGCCCTCTCTAAAAAACTGCTATGCGCATTCTTATTGAACTGTATAGCCCCCATCAATAACTGCCGCCTGGCCCGTAATTCCTTTAGCTGCATCGCCAGCCAAAAAAATCGCATAATCTGCAATCTCTTCCACCTTCAGAAGCCTTTTTTGCGGCACTAATGGATAAATGACTTCCTCCAGTGCTTTTTCGATGGGGACATTTCTTGTTTTAGCAAGATCATTCAGCTGATTTCTTACGAGTGGTGTGTCTACATAGCCCGGACAGATGGCATTAACCGTAATGCCATGTTCAGCAGCCTCCAACGCCGCGACTTTAGTTAAGCCTATAACACCATGCTTTGCACTGTTATATGCAGCCTTGCCTGCAAACCCCACAAGCCCATTGATGGAAGCCATGTTAAGTATCCGGCCAGATTTTTGTTTTTTCATGATTGGCATCGCGTGCTTTATAGCCACGAATGGAGCAGTCAGCATTACTTTGATCATGAATTCAAACTTCTCAGTTGGAAATTCGTCTATAAATGAAACATGCTGCAGCCCTGCATTATTTATCAGCACATCCAAAGCACCGAATCGGCTGACAGTTTCATTAATGGCCGCCTGTATATCTGACTCTGATGTGACATCACATTTTAGCCCAAGCGCTTCAAAACCTTCATTCTGCAGGTTTTCTGCAGCTTTTTTCACGGCAGCTTCCTGAATATCAGTCAGAACAATTCTCGAGCCCTGTTCGGCAAACCTCTTGCCAATTTCATAGCCAATTCCCTGCGCTGCACCAGTGATAAAAACGACTTTATTTTGTACCATGAATAAGCTCCTTTCAAAACAAAGCCGGGGCCCTGTTTGATGAGCCCCTGCCGAAATTAGATTCCTAATCCGAATGAGAATAATACAATCGCTATGGCTAAACCAATCAGCGGGACAATTACCGTAACAGCAGCCACTGCTCCATATGCTGCCTGGTGGGTTTCACCGCAGATTGCCCGTACAGTGGTAACAACATAGCCATTATGCGGCAAAGAGTCGAGAGCTCCGGAAGAAATGGCAACCGTCCTGTGCAGGGCTTCTGCATTAACGCCCATGTCCATATAATGCGGTGCAAGAATTGGCAGTGCGATTGCCTGGCCTCCTGAAGCTGACCCAGTCATCCCGGCGATCACACTTACGGCTATGGCACCGCCAATCAGCGGACTGCCAGGAATGCTCGTCATCCAATCAACTGCTGTGGCAAATGCAGGCACTGCTTTTGCTACGCCGCCAAACCCAACGACAGCAGCCGTATTGCCTATAGCAATCAATGCACCTAATGTTCCATCAGACACAGCATTCCAGAAATTAGTGAAATACTTTCGGTTCAATAGATATGTGGCAATGACTCCACCCAGCAAGGCAAGAATAAGTGCAGATTGTGCAAGTGAATCATGAAAAACGAAGGAAATAATTAAAACCACAACTAATGGTACAACACCCATAATTGGATGCGGTAAATCCTTATTTTCTGTTACAGGATCCTGCTTGCGGGATTCAAACGTTTCTCCTTTGTTTACAGCCTTGGTAATCATGCGCTTCAGCCACCAGTAGCCGAAGATCATCATGAACACAGCCACAATTAAGCTGACTTCCCAGCCCGCATATGGAGTTGTTCCTAGGAATTCAATCGGAATCCAGTTTTGAATTTCAGGTGAACCTGCAGAAGTCATCGTAAATGTTACAGATCCAAATGCCAGTGCTGCAGGGATAAATCTTCTCGGCAGATTTGCCTGCTTAAATAAACTCAACGCCATTGGATATACAGAGAAGGCGACAACGAATAAACTGACTCCGCCATAAGTTAAAATGGCACAGGACGCGACTATGGCAAGAACGGCATATTTCATTCCAAGCTTATCCACGACCATTTTGGATACACTGTCAGCCGCACCGCTATCCTCCATTACCTTTCCAAAAATAGCACCTAATAGGAACATCAGATACCATGATGTGACAAATCCCGAAAAGCCGGACATATAGTTCCCGACCAAGTTGGCCTCTCCTTCTCCTGCCAGCTGCGGAAATAAAGGCATACCGCTAAAAAGAGCTACAAACAGCGCAGATAATGGACCGACCACCAGCAGATTCATTCCCCGCATCGTCAGGTATATCAGCAGGGCAAGCCCGCCTATTAACCCAATCATACTTAGCATTTCATTTCCCCCTTTGTTTTAAATATAAGAAAATTAACAAGTCACCCCTCCTTTTGCAAACGTTTTCAAAAAAAGATAAAAAAATAACTTCTTGTGAAATGTTATTGCAAGAAGTGTGCCAACAAAAAAATACTTCTTGGTAAAGGGAATGGTGAACATTTAATGAATTATTTTTCCGGAAATCTGGAACGGGCAGGGAGCAAGTCCTCCAATTTAATAGAATAGTTTTCTGACAATTCCGTCTAACTAAGGGTTATCAGTATTAAAGATTCCTAGAATCAAAAAAGTCCAGAATTCTGGAATATATTCCGGATTTCTGGACTTTTTAAACCTATACAATTCCATATTTCTTTAACTTTTCGTACATGGACGATTTACTGATGCCAAGAGCATTTGCTGCTGCTATTCGGTCATTATTATATTTGCTCAAGCTTTGTGACAGAATCCGCTTCTCTGTTTCCTCAAGAATATCCTTCAAATTCTTTTTTCCAACCGGATATACAGCAGTTTCTTTCATATAATCCGGCAATGATTCTGTGGTGATAGTTTCATTGCTTGTCAGGTGAATGGATGCCTCGATTACATTTTCAAGCTCCCTGATATTTCCGGGCCAGCTGTATTGATGAAACTTTTCTATGACTTCCTCTTCAATTGCACTTATTCTCTTTCCTGATTTTTTCGTTATTTTCTTGATAAAGCTGTCGATTAGAAGGGGTAAGTCCTCCATCCTGTCGCGCAAAGAAGGAACCATGAACGGCACTACATTAATTCGATAAAATAAATCCTCCCTAAAACGCTTTTCCTCCATCATTTTTTCGAGCGGTCTGTTAGTTGCAGCAATAATCCGGACATCCACTTTAACCGGAGAAGTTGACCCAACACTTTCAATCTCGCCTTCCTGCAGGGCACGCAATAACTTCACTTGCATATTAAGCGGCATATCCCCGATTTCATCCAAAAACAAGGTCCCTCCATCTGCGAGCTGAAATTTTCCTTTTTTACCGCCCTTTTTCGCCCCTGTAAAAGCTCCCTCTTCATAGCCAAACAGTTCAGACTCCAGCAGATGTTCAGGAATGGCCCCACAGTTAATTTTTACAAATGGCTGATGGCTCCTGTTGCTGAGCTGATGAATGCTGTGGGCAAACAGTTCTTTGCCGGTCCCGCTTTCCCCGCGGATTAAAACGGAAATATCACTGGCTGCCACCATTTTCACCTTTTCTTTCAGGCTGTGAATCTGGCTTGAGCTTCCTAATATATCATCGAGGCTGTATTTTACACTTGGATCAATTCCCTGGATATAGCTCTGGATTTTTGTGAGCATGCTCTTTACATGGCTGTTCATCTGCATCCATTCCTTTGTATCCCTAAAGAAAACCGTCCCGAATGCGCCAATTACCTCGCCATCAGAAAAAATGGGAATGCGGTTTGCTATCATATAGTTGCCTCTTATAAATTGCAGGTCCGCAATTTCTTCCTTTCCTGATTCTGCCACTATATGCATTCGTGAATTTTCAATAACCCCCGATACATGCTTCCCCAGAACCTGTTCCCTCTCCACCTCAAGGAAATCGCAATAATTTTTATTGATGTAAATGATCGTTCCTTCTTTATTTACAACGACAAGCCATCCAAAGGCGTTTTCTACAATGGTTTCAACCATTTGAACAGGCAAATCAAATAATGCACTTTTCATTTTTGATCCCCTCATTTTGGACATTCTACTATTATAAACACCATTTTATCATATTTTTCTGACAACAAATTCATTTCAATAGGTATTCCATTTGCGTTTACTGTCCATACCATTAGTAATCCGTGCAGACATGGGAGGTGTTTCAGCTGAAAGGCATATATTTGATCAATCCCCACTGGCAATACTTAAACAAGCCCAAAGAAGAATGTATTCAGCTGCAAAAACAGGCACTGGAATCCTATATTGAGAACCATAATATTTATACAGTGAAGCTAAATCAATGGCAGCTGAACGACTACTACACCATTCCACATGCCCTATTGTATGATTTGAAGAAAAAGAAAGCAGAGCTGGATATCCTGCTTCTTTATTCTGAAGAGGTCCTTGAAGACTTTATCCATACTTATCCGGCGAGATGGCTGATTCTGAAAAGCTTCTTCAATGAGGTTGTATTTTGCGCTAACCAAAAAGAGAACTCTCTTGAAGGCGCAGGTTAAATGAATTACAAGACACAAAAAACCTGCAGCTCCAAACTGCAGGTTTCATTCTTTGGTTTATACTTATGAAACATGCGCCAATTCTTTAGACTCCTTTAATTTCCGGTCATATACAAGAATCGTCAGAATGGCAAAGACAAATAGAACCATTAATACAGCAAACAGCATGGAGATTCCATAAAGATCAACCAGAATACCCCCCAGTAAAGGGCCGATCATCCTTCCGCCTGTAGCTGTGCTGTTTACGATTCCCTGGTAAAACCCTTCCCTCCCTTTAGGAGCAAGCTGGTTGGCAATGGTCGGAACAGCTGGCCATATCAGCATTTCGCCTACTGTCAGAATAACCATGCTGATGACAAATGCGGAGAACTGTTCTGCGATCGCCGCAACAGCAAACGAGCCAATAAATATAACCATTCCGGCGACCATCTGAATCTTTAATGTTTTAAACCATTTTACCATTGCACTGATAACCGGCTGCCCCAAGACAATCAGGGCTCCATTAATAGTCCACAGCAAACTGTATTGCTTTAACGAAATGTTCAGCTCCTGTGTATAAGCGGCAATAGTCGATTGCCATTGAACATATCCTACCCAGCACAATAAATAGCCCGCACATAATATGAGCAGCGCATAAAGCTTGGTATGATTTTTAACCATGCCATTTTCCTGAAGGATGGAGGTCTGCTGACCGGAAACTGTGTTTATTCCCCTGTAGCCAAAAACAGCGATCAATAAAAAAATGATATACATAACAGTATTGGCCAGAAAAATTAACTGAAAAGAGTACGAGGCCACAAGACCGCCAAGAGCAGCACCAATGGCAACACCTGCGTTCTGGGCTACATAGATGGCATTGAAGGCTTTGCGTCCTCCTTCTTTCCAGACTGATCCGGCCATCGCAAACATAGAAGGAAAAACAATCCCGGAGCCAAATCCGACAAAGGTAAGGAATACCACATATGCAGGCCAGCCATGCCAAAAGGTCAAACCGAGGAGCGCCATTACTGTGATGACAATTCCAAGAAGAATCGAACGATAGCCGCCAACTTTATCATAGAGGCTCCCCCCTATTAAATTTCCGGCGACACTGGCAGCTGCGTTCACCATTAGTACCAGGCCGGCTACCGATAAGGATTTGCCTAAGTGGTCATGAATGTAGATTGTATTAAGAGGCCACAAAAAAGAAGATCCGGTTACATTCACTGCCATCCCAATAATTAAAAGCCATAAGGTCCGCGGCATAAGATAACGCCCCTTTTTTCGTATTTTTTATGTTTAGCCGGTGCATTATCTCCCGGACACTATTTCGAAATCCAAAATAATTTTAGTTGGTTTTTCCTGTCCTTGCAATAGGTTTTTAATCGATTTTAATAGACAGAATACTTCTTCTTTTTCACTTAAAGATTCAGAAAAGTAAAGCCCCGATCCTCGGTGGATCGGGGCTTTGCCATAATTATTTATGACGATTGTTCCGGTTCTGGATGAAATTTCGATTTAACAGGCTGTCCGCCTGATTTTTCATAGTGCTTTTTCGACTGCTTTACCGCGTCGAAGTCCCGGCCAAATTCAACATCCTGGTTATTGGCGCCATTGCGGGTCTTTTGTTCCGGATTGTTTTGTTTTGATCGCTTTTTTACCATCTGTGAACCACTCCTTAATGAGGAAGAATTATCATCTGATTTTGGAGCTGCTGCAGCTGGAGCCTCATACGATGAAGCTGTTCCCGCTGCTGGGAGTTGGCGCTATGGGCCATCTGGGTTATATCATTATAAGCAGCTTCCAAAGACTGAAGCGCATTGGAGTATTCGAAATCATTGTAATGCTCCTGTGTTCTTCCCGATTCAAACTGCTCCTGCGCAAAACGGATTGCATCCTCACACTGCTGAAGAAGTGTATCCATTGATTCACGGGTTGCCATGGTATGTTCCCCTCCTTGAAGAATGGGTATAGAAGCTTGCATGCTTCATGAATTAGTTTGTTCATTTTTCCGTAATCCTTACCACTGTATTTCCTGCCAATTCCCCTTTTATAAGGTTTTGCGTCATGATAAGATTAATTTTATGAAAGCACTCATAATGATTTTCACAATATAGATTACTCTTTGATTAAGGAGGGATAATTGTGGATAAAGTAAATCCTTTTCCATATGCATCCGATAATAAACGGTACCATACATGGAATTATCATTTGCGCAGTGAATTTGGCCATAAGGTTTTTAAAGTGGCACTTGATGGCGGATTTGATTGCCCAAACCGTGATGGCACGGTCGCACACGGAGGGTGTACGTTCTGCAGCGCCGCCGGTTCTGGAGACTTTGCCGGGAACCGCACTGATGATTTGGACACACAGTTTAATGCAATCAAAACAAAAATGCATCATAAATGGAAAGACGGAAAATATATGGCCTATTTTCAGGCTTTTACCAATACACATGCCCCTGTTGAAGTGCTTCGTGATATGTATGAGCGGGTGCTTGAGCAGGAAGGGGTTGTCGGGCTGTCTATTGCAACCCGCCCTGACTGCCTGCCTGATGATGTAGTTGACTATCTGGCAGAGCTTAACAAGCGGACTTACCTCTGGGTAGAGCTCGGGCTGCAGACTGTACATGAAAGAACTGCCCTTTTA
It encodes the following:
- a CDS encoding putative polysaccharide biosynthesis protein, which translates into the protein MSSKLIKGTFILTLGTIISKVLGLFYVIPFYQIVGKEGTALYSFSYTPYTIFISIATAGVPLAVSKFISKYNAIEEYAVGRKLFKSGLVIMTASGVISFLILFFLAPAVAEMTLAGKDVEVSVEDVTTVIRAVSFALIIIPFMSLIRGFFQGHQSMGPTAVSQVVEQIVRILFVLAGAYVVLNVMEGSLTAAISVATFAAFIGGLGSLGVLFWYWYKRKPHLDKMLEEDKGTVDISLKEIYKEIILYAAPFVFVGLANPLFQFIDQITFTRAMDAIGEAGNAVASFSVLNFETHKLVIIPVSLATAFSLTLVPSVTKAFMEEDRADLNRQLNQTFQVLLFLTLPAVAGLSLLAEPVFTLFYEHKDLGTEVLRTYAPVAILFAYFSVTAAILQGINEQRFTILSLLTGLLVKLSLNIPLIKLFETQGAVFATALGYIAAILINLYVIKTYAKYPFKLVLRRGMLIVLFTACMYIAAGLVYQITTSFLSPASSVGAVIIVIICAAAGAGVYFYLSFRTKLIYLLFGSRVDRMLKKLRLKA
- a CDS encoding NAD(P)/FAD-dependent oxidoreductase codes for the protein MKYDVIVIGGGPSGLMAAIGAAEKKAKVLLIDKGNKLGRKLAISGGGRCNVTNRLPVDEIIKHIPGNGRFLYSAFSIFSNEDIIRFFENLGIELKEEDHGRMFPVTDKAQSVVDALISRLKELKVDIKTDSPIQDVHYENGRVKSVELKTGDVYEAHSVVIAVGGKSVPHTGSTGDGYAWAEKAGHTITELFPTEVPLTSSESFIKEKALQGLSLRSVALSVLNPKGKALITHRMDMIFTHFGISGPAVLRCSQYAVKAMKKWNLKEVTMNLDALPDTKEEPLFQEVSKKIKEEPKKIIKNLLKGLLPERYLLFLLEQNGIDPSAQGAAISNEKIRSFVKGCKSFQFKVTGTLPLDKAFVTGGGVSVKEIEPQTMASKMMEGLFFCGEILDIHGYTGGYNITSALVTGRLAGLNAAAHTM
- a CDS encoding sporulation protein Cse60, whose product is MIKVKLFDHEHEKDLEKDMNHFLEKIEEKKLLDIKYNVAAVQEDEDDQIYCFSAMVIYRA
- a CDS encoding rhodanese-like domain-containing protein, translated to MDRIEEITTDELQKKLEAGEKLELVDVREDEEVASGMIPGARHIRMGTIPENLDKFDKDTEYIIICRSGGRSGNVCHYLQEQGYKVRNMAGGMLNWQGKTE
- the leuS gene encoding leucine--tRNA ligase; this translates as MSFNHKEIEKKWQGHWEENKTFKTTEDKGKRKFYALDMFPYPSGAGLHVGHPEGYTATDILSRMKRMQGYNVLHPMGWDAFGLPAEQYALDTGNDPAEFTEQNINTFRRQIKALGFSYDWDREVNTTDPEYYKWTQWIFLKLYEKGLAYIDEVAVNWCPALGTVLANEEVIDGKSERGGHPVERRPMRQWMLKITAYADRLLEDLDLLDWPESLKDMQRNWIGRSEGAEVTFNIEGHDGTFTVFTTRPDTLYGATYAVLAPEHALVDKITTEGQQEAVQAYIDKVKSKSDLERTDLAKEKTGVFTGAYAINPANGEKMPIWIADYVLVSYGTGAIMAVPAHDERDYEFAKQFDLPIKEVVAGGDVDKEAYTGDGEHVNSGFLDGLNKEDAIEKMIAWLEEKGIGTKKVTYRLRDWLFSRQRYWGEPIPVIHWEDGTMTAVPEDQLPLVLPKTTEIKPSGTGESPLANIDDWVNVVDPETGKKGRRETNTMPQWAGSCWYYLRYIDPKNSEALADPEKLKEWLPVDIYIGGAEHAVLHLLYARFWHKVLYDVGVVHTKEPFQKLFNQGMILGENNEKMSKSKGNVVNPDEIVESHGADTLRLYEMFMGPLEASIAWSTNGLDGSRRFLDRIWRLFVEETGELSPRIQDIEEGSSLEKVYHQTVKKVTEDYEGLRFNTAISQMMVFINEAYKADVLPKTFAEGFVKMLSPIAPHISEELWSKFGHDESIAYEAWPAFDEAKMVDDEVEIVIQINGKVKAKLMVPADAKKDLLEQIAMGDEKVKEQIDGKTVRKVIAVPGKLVNIVAN